The Streptomonospora litoralis genome window below encodes:
- a CDS encoding TNT domain-containing protein: MARDYDSQLLESVAVRRKRLREAVLFGPQRTRRRLDENIAKIIAGLAVSAVICAGSVGWSFLQSQLNSQEEAAQAQEEANAAPPPAPSAPVPADWVGGDVTMSMLSTELDKAGVPPELYVLPGEPRPPAGTATSYYLLTEGERGYSAGIIEYDRGRTGAEFPTEDEAARWLYSELVLVDAEPRPLSASAERKARQKTDELVQQARKKLRQSGGSAQQTLKTGMVVDAFGQESGSLLFPDGQPFGKRGLPEIARSSVGEAGQAPSAQDTASGSAPSGYHRYRVIHPFKVDASLSPGNGADPAGGVRFTVEAGGFVQPPALSSIRWLLGNGYLERVEVTSVPA; encoded by the coding sequence ATGGCCCGCGACTACGACAGCCAACTGCTGGAGTCGGTCGCCGTGCGCCGCAAGCGGCTCCGCGAGGCGGTCCTGTTCGGCCCGCAGCGCACCCGCAGAAGGCTCGACGAGAACATCGCCAAGATCATCGCCGGATTGGCGGTGTCGGCCGTCATCTGCGCGGGCAGCGTGGGCTGGTCGTTCCTGCAGAGTCAGCTCAACAGCCAGGAAGAGGCCGCACAGGCTCAGGAGGAGGCGAACGCGGCGCCGCCGCCCGCTCCGTCCGCTCCCGTGCCCGCCGACTGGGTCGGCGGCGACGTGACCATGAGCATGCTCTCGACGGAGCTCGACAAGGCGGGCGTCCCGCCCGAGCTGTACGTGCTGCCGGGCGAACCGCGGCCGCCTGCGGGTACCGCCACCAGCTACTACCTGCTCACCGAAGGCGAGCGGGGATACTCGGCGGGGATAATCGAATACGACCGGGGCCGCACCGGCGCCGAATTCCCCACGGAGGACGAGGCGGCCCGCTGGCTCTACAGCGAACTCGTCCTGGTCGACGCCGAGCCCCGTCCGCTGAGCGCATCGGCCGAGCGCAAAGCCCGGCAGAAGACCGACGAGCTCGTGCAGCAGGCGCGCAAGAAGCTGCGCCAGAGCGGCGGCAGCGCCCAGCAGACGCTGAAGACCGGCATGGTGGTCGACGCGTTCGGCCAGGAGAGCGGGTCCCTGCTGTTCCCCGACGGCCAGCCTTTCGGTAAGCGCGGGCTGCCCGAGATCGCCCGCTCCTCGGTCGGCGAGGCGGGTCAAGCGCCCTCGGCGCAGGACACCGCATCCGGCTCCGCCCCCTCCGGCTACCACCGATACCGTGTTATCCACCCCTTCAAGGTCGACGCTTCGCTATCCCCCGGCAACGGTGCCGATCCGGCCGGAGGGGTCCGCTTCACCGTCGAGGCCGGCGGGTTCGTGCAGCCGCCGGCGCTGTCGAGCATCCGCTGGCTGCTGGGCAACGGCTACCTCGAACGCGTCGAGGTGACCAGCGTGCCCGCCTGA
- a CDS encoding DUF6507 family protein translates to MTTWDIQPTEVNGIVQTVGGHVGGGDGEGGLVAKIETFGNHVQDAGTAAASGPIGTALEEFVGEYGTTLQEMVLKSGSCIRGCVDATSAYMNGNLQMASDAQGNAGNIENLGL, encoded by the coding sequence ATGACCACCTGGGACATCCAGCCCACCGAGGTCAACGGAATCGTGCAGACCGTCGGCGGGCACGTCGGCGGAGGGGACGGCGAAGGCGGCCTGGTCGCCAAGATCGAGACCTTCGGCAACCACGTCCAGGACGCCGGAACCGCCGCCGCCAGCGGGCCCATCGGCACGGCGCTGGAGGAGTTCGTCGGCGAGTACGGCACCACGCTGCAAGAGATGGTGCTCAAGAGCGGCAGCTGCATCCGCGGCTGTGTAGATGCCACGAGTGCCTACATGAACGGCAACCTGCAGATGGCCTCCGACGCTCAGGGCAACGCGGGCAACATCGAGAATCTCGGCCTGTAG
- a CDS encoding ADP-ribosyltransferase, producing the protein MTEKVISPEDVPVPQVDCDAVETAGQNLKSDGTDVAQAGQDIKTSWHRLEGVYAAPEAATLFASINPVATNGDDFDTAATAAGNALITFAEEVRPIKARLKALKADAADFQSTIAGDDDWREDEDKINELDALNNDVLQAVFEYQRAERDCANTITALFGGTTFVATEPGGDASPGPNEEAHGTTEALSGVATPWATPQEHDKPWYVDVYDGAKDTVVGTVEDLGAMVGLHGEDGWGVSSLSDWGNNLKENWGATLNGLGSLVGFYGEDGWGVSSFSEWAGNAGAGWTEFAHAIVPWREWGDRPGYVITQGVINVGSMFLGGAGVVKALAKGSRKVGGGDGADAPKGDADAPSDLDLQQVRDFGDRPGQQTTRDLQNRLDDMDLDRQQLDGLQGSLDDSADLAERTTPVGGPNDPVDGDPASNNGSNGGQQQYTGGGSGGDGGSGGSGGHDGSNGSGAPDGSGKPVSPDGGGSDGHGDQQGDGSDGNGNGEGAPNGDGIPKGGPVPDGGGTSDGDAPEGDGTPGDTEPVALEDLTTTERMDRAEEIISEGARTFEDNSEATRYGQDHWNDYVDNLPADQKESLYNYTTEPPQSHPTYVEMNGQLRRGETLDPDVADDIANIDKAMAGRPIPEDVVVTRGTGLGHIKVHPADMPSVAEGFPDPGYMSTSLGGPAGGFASAEAILHLRVPAGTPALWVERISQFGGGERELLLGRGMTYTAVDSVFSNGQWHVYGTVTPPK; encoded by the coding sequence GTGACCGAGAAGGTGATCAGTCCCGAGGACGTGCCCGTCCCCCAGGTCGACTGCGACGCGGTCGAGACCGCCGGGCAGAACCTCAAATCCGACGGCACCGACGTCGCCCAGGCCGGCCAGGACATCAAAACCTCCTGGCACCGCCTGGAAGGCGTCTACGCCGCCCCCGAGGCCGCGACCCTGTTCGCCTCGATCAACCCCGTGGCCACCAACGGCGACGACTTCGACACGGCGGCCACCGCCGCCGGAAACGCGCTGATCACCTTCGCCGAGGAGGTCCGGCCCATCAAGGCGCGCCTGAAGGCGCTCAAGGCCGACGCCGCCGACTTCCAGTCCACGATCGCCGGCGACGACGACTGGCGCGAGGACGAGGACAAGATCAACGAGCTGGACGCCCTGAACAACGACGTCCTGCAGGCGGTGTTCGAGTACCAGCGGGCCGAGCGCGACTGCGCCAACACCATCACGGCCCTGTTCGGCGGGACGACGTTCGTGGCCACCGAGCCGGGCGGGGACGCCTCGCCGGGGCCGAACGAGGAGGCCCACGGCACCACCGAGGCGCTCTCCGGTGTCGCCACCCCGTGGGCCACGCCGCAGGAGCACGACAAGCCCTGGTACGTCGACGTCTACGACGGCGCCAAGGACACGGTGGTGGGCACGGTCGAGGACCTGGGCGCCATGGTCGGCCTCCACGGCGAGGACGGCTGGGGCGTCAGCTCGCTGAGCGACTGGGGGAACAACCTCAAGGAGAACTGGGGGGCCACACTCAACGGTCTGGGCAGCCTGGTCGGGTTCTACGGCGAGGACGGCTGGGGGGTCAGCTCGTTCAGCGAGTGGGCGGGCAACGCCGGTGCGGGCTGGACGGAGTTCGCCCACGCGATCGTGCCCTGGCGGGAATGGGGGGACCGGCCGGGTTACGTGATCACCCAGGGGGTGATCAACGTCGGCAGCATGTTCCTCGGCGGGGCCGGGGTGGTCAAGGCGCTGGCCAAGGGCTCGCGCAAGGTCGGCGGCGGCGACGGGGCCGACGCGCCCAAGGGCGACGCGGACGCCCCGAGCGATCTGGACTTGCAGCAGGTCCGCGACTTCGGTGACCGCCCCGGACAGCAGACCACCCGGGATCTGCAGAACCGGCTCGACGACATGGACCTCGACCGGCAGCAGCTGGACGGCCTGCAGGGCTCGCTGGACGACTCCGCGGACCTGGCCGAGCGCACCACGCCGGTGGGCGGGCCGAACGATCCCGTAGATGGGGATCCCGCGTCCAACAACGGCTCCAACGGCGGTCAGCAGCAGTACACCGGCGGAGGTTCCGGCGGCGACGGCGGTAGCGGCGGCAGCGGCGGACACGACGGTTCGAACGGATCGGGAGCCCCGGACGGGTCGGGCAAGCCCGTCAGCCCGGATGGCGGCGGTTCGGACGGCCACGGCGATCAGCAGGGCGACGGCTCCGACGGGAACGGAAACGGCGAAGGCGCCCCGAACGGGGACGGCATCCCGAAGGGCGGCCCGGTGCCGGACGGAGGCGGCACGTCGGACGGCGACGCTCCCGAAGGGGACGGAACACCCGGCGACACGGAACCGGTCGCCCTCGAAGACCTCACGACGACCGAGCGGATGGACCGCGCAGAGGAGATCATCTCCGAGGGCGCGCGGACGTTCGAGGACAACTCGGAGGCGACCAGGTACGGGCAGGACCACTGGAACGACTACGTGGACAACCTGCCCGCCGATCAGAAGGAGTCGCTCTACAACTACACGACGGAGCCGCCCCAGAGCCACCCGACCTATGTGGAGATGAACGGGCAACTGCGCCGGGGAGAGACCCTCGATCCCGATGTCGCGGACGACATCGCCAACATCGACAAGGCGATGGCGGGACGTCCGATCCCGGAGGACGTCGTCGTCACGCGAGGGACGGGGCTCGGGCACATCAAGGTGCACCCCGCGGACATGCCCAGCGTCGCCGAAGGCTTCCCCGACCCCGGATACATGTCCACCTCGCTGGGCGGCCCCGCCGGCGGCTTCGCGAGCGCGGAGGCGATTCTGCACCTGCGCGTTCCCGCCGGGACGCCTGCTTTGTGGGTGGAGCGGATCTCGCAGTTCGGGGGCGGCGAACGTGAGTTGCTCCTCGGGCGCGGAATGACGTACACGGCGGTCGATAGCGTGTTCTCCAACGGGCAGTGGCACGTCTACGGCACGGTCACGCCGCCGAAGTAG
- the eccD gene encoding type VII secretion integral membrane protein EccD — MTSWSRVTLVGENRRVDAVLPAQEPVGALMPEVLRLLGDRVRNPALPMHLATAAGVHLDGDATLADRSVADGDVLRLVRVDEPVPAPVVHEVPDAVGDVLDSGLGSWTPAAARWSATGAAAVLALAVGSLVWTGSGDTAAVFALGAAALVLLALGCTLAATWREPAGSALAIAGGALAGEALWWAAGLYGWPGWVLWCGTAAVAGCVVTGLGLTTPLGRGGTIGGSVTLALTAVWAAGSALGAGIAQVSAVAAVVCVIVLSLILRFAMSMSGLTALDDRRGSGSAVARTDVMTALVGAHRTMTIATVAAAVSAGVAGVGLAADLNGWTAALAGLLATVVGSRSRLFPLILQKAPLMAASLVTVIALAHAWVEMSAWALWPATGALLALLLIPAVVLAFDPPEHSRARLRRIANRFEAVAVVALIPVAIGSFGTFERLVNTF, encoded by the coding sequence ATGACGTCTTGGAGCCGCGTGACACTCGTCGGCGAGAACCGTCGAGTCGACGCCGTCCTCCCCGCTCAGGAGCCGGTCGGCGCGCTGATGCCCGAGGTGCTCAGGCTGCTGGGCGACCGGGTGCGCAATCCTGCCCTGCCCATGCACCTGGCCACCGCCGCGGGGGTGCACCTGGACGGCGACGCCACCCTCGCCGATCGCAGCGTCGCCGACGGCGACGTGCTGCGGCTGGTGCGCGTCGACGAGCCGGTGCCGGCGCCGGTCGTACACGAGGTGCCCGACGCGGTGGGCGACGTCCTCGACAGCGGCCTCGGGAGCTGGACACCCGCCGCCGCCCGCTGGAGCGCCACCGGCGCCGCCGCCGTACTGGCGCTGGCCGTCGGCTCTCTGGTGTGGACCGGGAGCGGCGACACGGCGGCCGTGTTCGCCCTGGGCGCGGCCGCGCTGGTGCTGCTGGCACTGGGCTGCACACTGGCGGCGACCTGGCGCGAGCCCGCGGGCAGCGCCCTGGCGATCGCGGGCGGCGCGCTGGCCGGCGAAGCGCTGTGGTGGGCGGCGGGACTCTACGGCTGGCCGGGCTGGGTGCTGTGGTGCGGGACGGCGGCCGTCGCGGGCTGCGTCGTGACGGGGCTGGGCCTGACGACGCCGCTCGGTCGCGGCGGGACCATCGGCGGCTCCGTCACCCTGGCGCTAACAGCGGTGTGGGCGGCGGGCTCCGCCTTGGGGGCGGGCATCGCCCAGGTGAGCGCCGTTGCGGCGGTCGTGTGCGTGATCGTGCTCAGCCTGATCCTGCGCTTCGCCATGTCGATGTCGGGGCTGACGGCGCTGGACGACAGGCGCGGCTCTGGATCGGCGGTGGCGCGCACCGACGTCATGACGGCGCTTGTGGGCGCCCACCGGACGATGACGATCGCCACGGTCGCGGCCGCGGTGTCGGCGGGGGTCGCCGGTGTCGGGCTCGCCGCGGATCTGAACGGGTGGACGGCGGCGCTCGCGGGTCTGCTGGCGACCGTCGTGGGCAGCCGTTCGCGGCTGTTCCCGCTGATCCTGCAGAAGGCACCGCTGATGGCGGCGTCGCTGGTCACGGTGATCGCCCTCGCCCACGCCTGGGTCGAGATGTCGGCGTGGGCGCTGTGGCCGGCGACCGGAGCGCTGCTGGCGCTGCTGCTGATCCCGGCGGTGGTGCTGGCCTTCGACCCGCCTGAACACAGCAGGGCGCGCCTGCGGCGCATCGCCAACCGGTTCGAGGCGGTGGCCGTGGTGGCGCTGATTCCGGTGGCGATCGGATCGTTCGGCACCTTCGAGCGCCTCGTCAACACCTTCTGA
- a CDS encoding pore-forming ESAT-6 family protein, which translates to MTNGRNSYDMGASQETQGNIHAIMARLEGLIGEHQGDVTTAMADFIADGVDEEYNAKEQKWHDAANEVREIIRLVRQTLETNDGTAQETLGKANAAVQAI; encoded by the coding sequence ATGACGAACGGCCGCAACAGCTACGACATGGGCGCGTCTCAGGAGACGCAGGGCAACATCCACGCGATCATGGCGCGCCTGGAAGGGCTCATCGGCGAGCACCAGGGCGACGTCACCACCGCGATGGCGGACTTCATCGCCGACGGCGTCGACGAGGAGTACAACGCCAAGGAGCAGAAGTGGCACGACGCCGCGAACGAGGTGCGTGAGATCATCCGGCTGGTGCGCCAGACCCTGGAGACCAACGACGGCACGGCTCAGGAGACCCTCGGCAAGGCGAACGCCGCCGTGCAGGCGATCTAG
- a CDS encoding MinD/ParA family ATP-binding protein: protein MHDSAPLRSAGTAGPRAARHGDSLLRRMGRGAARPFRPPEDVLAPISLGRELQRPVTTGRRVVVSRPQGWAAESTVTALLAFAFAHYRYDRVLALDLGPGNSGLGPRLGVGEPVAPGLSGAAIESDSFDDVAQCLAAVTDGLWVLPGLQREIAEGRLDAGAYHGSVLPLTRFFGLTVIDRAADASDGLNRAAQASAHAHVLVVPSTREGAASIGRAFDWMNANGAESLPSRIVVVFTEQSRRQDAAFDYRASAAILRQSGAEVFRLGFDRHLAEGTRIDPARISAATHAAATRIAAECLRRSL from the coding sequence ATGCACGACAGCGCGCCGCTCCGGTCGGCGGGCACGGCCGGTCCCCGCGCCGCCAGGCACGGGGACTCGCTGCTGCGCCGCATGGGCCGGGGTGCGGCGCGTCCGTTCCGGCCGCCGGAGGACGTCCTGGCGCCGATATCGCTGGGCCGGGAGCTGCAGCGGCCGGTCACCACGGGGCGCCGCGTCGTGGTGAGCCGCCCGCAGGGGTGGGCGGCCGAGAGCACGGTGACGGCGCTGCTCGCGTTCGCCTTCGCGCACTATCGCTACGACCGGGTGCTGGCGCTGGATCTGGGGCCGGGGAACAGCGGGCTGGGGCCGCGGCTCGGTGTCGGGGAGCCCGTAGCACCGGGGCTTTCGGGGGCGGCGATCGAGTCGGACTCCTTCGACGACGTGGCGCAGTGCCTGGCCGCTGTCACCGACGGCCTGTGGGTGCTGCCGGGTCTGCAGCGCGAGATCGCCGAGGGCCGTCTGGACGCCGGCGCCTACCACGGCTCGGTGCTGCCGCTGACGCGGTTCTTCGGACTCACCGTGATCGATCGCGCAGCCGACGCCTCCGACGGGCTCAACCGCGCCGCGCAGGCGAGCGCGCACGCCCATGTGCTGGTCGTGCCCTCCACCCGGGAGGGTGCGGCGAGCATCGGGCGGGCGTTCGACTGGATGAACGCCAACGGGGCGGAGTCGCTGCCGAGTCGGATCGTCGTCGTGTTCACCGAGCAGTCCCGCAGACAGGACGCGGCGTTCGACTACCGCGCATCGGCGGCGATCCTGCGTCAGAGCGGGGCCGAGGTGTTCCGGCTCGGCTTCGACCGACACCTGGCCGAAGGCACCCGCATCGACCCGGCCCGCATCTCCGCCGCGACACACGCCGCGGCGACCCGGATCGCCGCGGAATGCCTGCGCCGGTCGCTGTGA
- a CDS encoding ADP-ribosylglycohydrolase family protein, whose translation MQQTPEPAPRTPREQPAPARLDAAAGVLLGAACGDALGVPYEFGPRLAADRRPEMVGGGLGPYRPGEYSDDTQMAACIARALAAAGGGAVREGGDSGVLAEEILDAIAENFLTWRFEGASDIGNQTRAVLDAAAASRGTPGVAGVMLAAARERYGAGVPSAGNGSLMRTGAVGLCFLDDPLRTAEAARLVGDLTHADPLAGDACVLWCEGIRGAVSGGGFDGVRGGLDLLPAERRDWWADRLNEAEQAPPHTFNPNGFVVPALQAAWSAVATTGGEGEGHLVTSLENAVRAGDDTDTVAAIAGALLGARWGASSVPAPWRQAVHGWPDLAADDLEELGRSVAAADFGG comes from the coding sequence ATGCAGCAGACACCGGAACCGGCGCCGCGGACTCCCCGAGAGCAGCCCGCCCCGGCCCGACTCGACGCGGCGGCGGGCGTGCTGCTCGGCGCGGCCTGCGGGGACGCGCTCGGGGTCCCCTACGAGTTCGGGCCGCGGCTCGCGGCCGATCGGCGACCGGAGATGGTCGGCGGCGGCCTGGGTCCCTACCGGCCCGGTGAGTACAGCGACGACACCCAGATGGCCGCTTGCATCGCCCGCGCGCTGGCCGCGGCCGGCGGCGGAGCGGTGCGGGAGGGCGGCGACAGCGGAGTCCTCGCCGAGGAGATCCTGGATGCGATCGCCGAAAACTTCCTCACCTGGAGGTTCGAGGGCGCCAGCGACATCGGCAACCAGACCCGCGCCGTCCTGGACGCCGCGGCCGCCTCGCGCGGCACGCCCGGCGTGGCCGGGGTCATGCTCGCGGCGGCGCGGGAGCGCTACGGCGCCGGAGTGCCCAGCGCGGGCAACGGCTCGCTGATGCGTACGGGCGCGGTCGGCCTGTGCTTCCTGGACGACCCGCTGCGCACCGCCGAGGCCGCGCGCCTGGTCGGCGACCTCACCCACGCCGACCCGCTCGCCGGTGACGCGTGCGTGCTGTGGTGCGAGGGCATCCGCGGCGCGGTGTCCGGTGGCGGCTTCGACGGCGTGCGCGGCGGGCTGGACCTGCTCCCGGCGGAGCGGCGCGACTGGTGGGCGGACCGCCTGAACGAGGCCGAGCAGGCGCCGCCGCACACCTTCAACCCCAACGGGTTCGTGGTTCCGGCGCTGCAGGCCGCCTGGTCGGCGGTCGCCACGACCGGGGGCGAGGGCGAGGGGCACCTCGTCACATCGCTGGAGAACGCCGTCCGGGCGGGCGACGACACCGACACCGTCGCCGCGATCGCCGGCGCGCTGCTCGGCGCCAGGTGGGGCGCCTCATCGGTGCCGGCGCCCTGGCGGCAGGCCGTCCACGGCTGGCCGGACCTCGCTGCCGACGACCTGGAGGAACTGGGGCGCTCGGTCGCCGCGGCGGATTTCGGCGGCTGA
- a CDS encoding terpene synthase family protein has translation MDAFTLPDFYLSHPARINPHLERSRVHTMDWARRMGMLDTPAPRGGPVWDEHSLAAMDYALMCAYTHPDCDGPALDLITDWYVWVFFFDDHFLELFKYSGDLAGAQGYLDGLERFMIAPDEEAPEPANPAEAGLHDLWQRTVPHMSDDWRRRFTLSTHNLMVESMWELDNINRHRVANPIEYIQMRRRVGGAPWSANLVEVAVGAEIPPQLAASRPVTVLVDTFADAVHLRNDLFSYQREVREEGENSNAVLVFERFFDCSTQEAAELVNDQLTSRLLQFEDTALVETPALLAERSVPLQEQAAVAAFAKGLQDWQAGGHEWHARSSRYMNEGATARSGGLQGPTGLGTSAGRPAFSSVEPGARRRARQHSQPLFPQVGQLECEPLYMPFPIRRSPHLDDARRYAVEWARNMGMTDSVPGTGSGTVWTEQEFIDLDLAYCASMIHADAEREQLYLSSDWLAWGTYGDDAYPKWFGATRNLEAAKLQDQRLPLFMPLEDEPVPEPANPIERGLADLWRRTAGPMTADSRRQFRAAVETMTSSWLWELHNQAQNRVPDPVDYIEMRRRTFGSDMTISLARLAHNEEVPEGIYRTRTLRELETAAQDYACFLNDLYSYQKEIEFEGEVHNMVLVVENFLGVGRETARDVVVDLARARMEQFEHILATGLDGLLDEWDLDDRARAVIVGHAAGLKEWMSGILEWHRACLRYKADYLRRKHAPDPRQGFSWGPTGLGTSAARIGKAAPSPAVGARS, from the coding sequence ATGGACGCGTTCACACTGCCCGACTTCTACCTGTCGCACCCCGCACGGATCAATCCGCACCTGGAGCGATCCCGCGTACACACCATGGATTGGGCGCGGCGGATGGGAATGCTCGATACCCCGGCTCCCAGAGGCGGTCCGGTGTGGGACGAACACAGCCTGGCCGCCATGGACTACGCGCTGATGTGCGCCTACACCCATCCGGACTGCGACGGCCCCGCACTCGACCTGATCACCGACTGGTACGTGTGGGTCTTCTTCTTCGACGACCACTTCCTGGAGCTGTTCAAGTACTCCGGCGACCTCGCGGGCGCGCAGGGCTACCTCGACGGCCTGGAACGCTTCATGATCGCCCCCGACGAGGAGGCGCCCGAGCCCGCGAACCCGGCGGAAGCCGGTCTGCACGACCTGTGGCAGCGCACCGTCCCCCACATGTCCGACGACTGGCGGCGCCGCTTCACCCTGAGCACGCACAACCTGATGGTCGAGTCCATGTGGGAGCTCGACAACATCAACCGGCACCGCGTCGCCAACCCGATCGAGTACATCCAGATGCGCCGCCGGGTCGGCGGCGCGCCGTGGTCGGCCAACCTCGTCGAAGTCGCCGTGGGCGCCGAGATCCCCCCGCAGCTCGCCGCGTCGCGTCCCGTCACGGTGCTCGTCGACACCTTCGCCGACGCGGTCCACCTGCGCAACGACCTGTTCTCCTACCAGCGCGAGGTCCGCGAGGAGGGTGAGAACTCCAATGCCGTACTGGTCTTCGAGCGGTTCTTCGACTGCTCCACCCAGGAGGCCGCGGAGCTGGTCAACGACCAGCTGACCTCGCGGCTGCTGCAGTTCGAGGACACCGCCCTGGTCGAGACCCCGGCTCTGCTCGCCGAGCGGAGCGTCCCGCTGCAGGAGCAGGCGGCCGTGGCCGCGTTCGCCAAAGGGCTGCAGGACTGGCAGGCCGGCGGGCACGAGTGGCACGCCCGCTCCAGCCGCTACATGAACGAAGGAGCCACCGCGCGCTCGGGCGGCCTGCAGGGGCCGACCGGATTGGGCACCTCGGCCGGTCGGCCGGCGTTCTCGTCGGTCGAGCCGGGCGCGCGCCGCAGGGCCCGGCAGCACTCCCAGCCCCTGTTCCCGCAGGTGGGGCAGCTGGAGTGCGAGCCGCTGTACATGCCCTTCCCCATCCGGCGCAGTCCCCACCTGGACGACGCGCGCCGCTACGCGGTCGAGTGGGCCCGCAACATGGGCATGACCGACTCCGTCCCCGGGACCGGCTCCGGCACGGTGTGGACCGAGCAGGAGTTCATCGACCTCGACCTCGCCTACTGCGCCTCCATGATCCACGCCGACGCCGAACGCGAACAGCTGTACCTCTCCAGCGACTGGCTGGCATGGGGCACCTACGGCGACGACGCCTACCCCAAGTGGTTCGGCGCCACCCGCAACCTGGAGGCCGCGAAGCTGCAGGATCAGCGGCTGCCGCTGTTCATGCCGCTGGAGGACGAGCCCGTCCCCGAGCCCGCCAACCCGATCGAACGCGGGCTGGCCGACCTCTGGCGCCGCACCGCCGGACCGATGACCGCCGACTCCCGCAGGCAGTTCCGCGCGGCCGTCGAGACCATGACGTCCAGCTGGCTGTGGGAACTGCACAACCAGGCGCAGAACCGCGTGCCCGACCCCGTCGACTACATCGAGATGCGCCGCCGCACCTTCGGCTCGGACATGACCATCAGCCTCGCGCGGCTCGCCCACAACGAGGAGGTCCCCGAGGGGATTTACCGGACGCGCACACTGCGCGAGCTCGAAACCGCCGCGCAGGACTATGCGTGCTTTCTGAATGATCTGTACTCCTACCAGAAGGAGATCGAGTTCGAGGGCGAGGTCCACAACATGGTCCTGGTCGTGGAGAACTTCCTCGGGGTCGGCCGCGAAACCGCGCGCGACGTCGTCGTCGACCTCGCACGCGCCCGCATGGAGCAGTTCGAGCACATCCTCGCCACGGGACTCGACGGCCTCCTCGACGAATGGGATCTCGACGACCGCGCCCGCGCCGTGATCGTCGGGCACGCCGCGGGACTCAAGGAGTGGATGTCGGGCATCCTCGAATGGCACCGTGCCTGCCTGCGCTACAAGGCGGACTACCTGAGGCGCAAACACGCACCCGATCCCAGGCAGGGGTTCTCCTGGGGGCCGACCGGCCTGGGTACCTCGGCGGCGCGGATCGGCAAGGCCGCGCCGAGCCCCGCGGTCGGTGCGCGTAGCTGA
- a CDS encoding toxin-antitoxin system YwqK family antitoxin, with protein MRRIRHDEADATGGGFALYRGEPYTGEIAEVLDSGEMVALSTYAQGVEDGPWQRWYPDGTKRVEGRYRDGAAVGVWREWHPSGVLAGETFYSPEGRKLTTRRWDESGALVEAVFGG; from the coding sequence ATGCGGCGGATCCGCCACGACGAAGCCGACGCGACGGGCGGCGGCTTCGCGCTGTACCGGGGTGAGCCCTACACCGGCGAGATCGCCGAGGTCCTCGACAGTGGGGAGATGGTCGCGCTGTCCACCTATGCACAGGGTGTGGAGGACGGGCCGTGGCAGCGGTGGTACCCCGACGGCACCAAGCGGGTCGAGGGCCGCTACCGCGACGGCGCGGCCGTCGGCGTGTGGCGGGAATGGCACCCCAGCGGCGTGCTCGCGGGGGAGACGTTCTATTCACCCGAGGGCCGCAAGCTGACCACCCGCCGCTGGGACGAGAGCGGCGCTCTCGTCGAAGCCGTCTTCGGCGGGTGA